AAATCCAGGTCCTTTGATTCCAGAGTTCTACACTTTAACTTATATATGCTGTATTGCATATGAACGTGTTTTAGGCCTGTCACTTGGTTTCTGactacatgtttatttttatattggtttAGGTTGGTAACAGTCATAGTATATGAaagcatacttttaaaaatctcattgttCACTtaacacccattaggatggctattatttttttaaaaaacagaaaataacaagtgttgacaggatgtgagaaattggaacccttgtgcatatctggtgggaatgtaaaatggtacagctgctgtggaaacatggtggttcctcaaaaaattaaacatagaattaccatatgatccagcaattccacttctaggtgtatacccaaaggaattgaaagcaggggTTTAAACAGATGTTTGTACATCTGTGTTCATTAACAACATTACTCACAATAACCAAAAAGGGTAGAAACAACCCAGGTGTTCAttggtgaatgaatggataaaaaaaatgtggtatatacattcaAAGgcatattattcagtcttaaaaaggaatgtaattctgacacatgctacatcaTGGGGGAACCTTGAAGATATagtgcaaagtgaaataagccaaacacaaaaagacaaatattgtatgattccacttatacatggtacctagaatagtcaaattcacagagacagaaaacagaatagtggttaccaggggacggttgtggggggaaggggaaggagagttgttgattaatgagtacagagtttcagtttgagatgatgaaaaagttctggagatggatggtggtgatggtttcccaacagtgtgaatgtactgaGCTgtatggttaaaatggtaaattttaggttATGTGTATTCTACCACAGTAAAAAATATCTTGTTATTCTTCAAAGGAACTCGCTTTGAACGCTTGCTGATGAGAATAGGATATCAAGCAAAGAATGCCTCAACAGAGCTCAAAATTAGGTGTTTGGATgcaatttcatctcttttttatttaccaGTAAGTAGATTGGGAAATTAATGAAGAACAGTGGTATATCTGGGGGAGAATATGTCTGTATAATACTAGTTAACTTACTATAAATGTTGACCAAATAAATGCCATCTCTCCCACTCTTAGTGAAAGAAGATAACCCTCATTATGTGACTagagacatttttaaagttaaagtgGAATCGTAGAGTATTAGAACTGGATAGGACCCTAGAGATTGCTTAATCCaccccattaaaaaaagaaacaagacaaaactgGGGAAGTCTGGGCTGAGTTGGGGAAGAATGCTCCAGACTTGGCAGagctcacacagctagttaatgaCAGGGTATGATCAGAACCCAGGTTTCCTGACTTCCTAATGTCTtgaggttttccttttctgtcttgtAGGCTGAGCAGCAGACTGATGACCTCCTGAGGATGACAGAATCCTGGTTTTCTTCGTTATCTCGGGACCCGATGGAGCTCTTCCGTGGCATCAGTACTCAACCCTTCTTTGAACTACACTGTGCTGCCTTAAAAGTGTTCACGGTAGGCGTCCTCTTTTCCATGCCTGCTGGGGCTCCGCCAGGTCAACACATGTGTACTATAGTGAGCCAGTCTCTGCCATGCCCTGGGGATGCACAAGTGCATAGGAAGTTTCTgccctctactattattgtagaCTAATTAGGGAgacaaatatgtaaacaaatggttTCAGTAAAAGGTATTAGGTGCTGTGGCAAAATGTTCGAGGGTGCTGTGGGATCACAGGATTAATTCCGCATTCCTTATCTGCCATCAAGCAAGCCCTCACTACCTTAGCCCTGGTTTCCCTCAGCCTTAtttcctgccattcccttctggcacTGGCAGCCCTAGTGATAGCGGACTGCTTGCTTCATATCTCTGGACCCTCGTGTACGCTCTACATTCAACACTCTTCCCTGACTTTGCTTGTTAACCTCTTATTTATTCTTCAAGGACTAAGTTGGGTGTCTCTTCAGCAAGCTTTGCCCAAACCCACAAGGTTGAGTTAAGCAGTGCTGGCTTTCCTActttgcatttattcatttattcagcaaatatttgtccgagtttcttttctttgctaGGTTCTGGGGATATAGTAGTGAACAAAAGATACAAAGACTTTCCTTTCATGTAGCTCATCGTCTATTGAAGGACCCAAGcagtaaatataattataaagttAATTGTATAATTATAATTGTGGTAAGGATCATACCTCTGTGTTCTGTTTATTACACTTtgttgaaaatgtttatttattgacCTGTTCAACAGAGTTTATTGAAAATAAGAGCCATAGCTGATTTAACTCTGTAGCTTCAGCACTTGCTGTGGTTCCCTGGGCTCATAGAAATGTAGTCATCACTTTAGTAATCTTAATAATGGGATCTCGGGCAGCATGCTTGGCCTAGAGAGGGAGGGAACAAGGAGGGTGGGGACGACAAGAGAGGGaaggctggacttccctggtggcgcagtggttaagaatccgcctgccagtgcaggggacacgggttcgagccctggtccgggaagatcccacatgccacggagcaactaaacccgtgcaccacaactactgagcctgcgctctagagcccacgagccacaactgctgagcccgtttgctgcaactactgaagcccatgcgcctagagcccgtgctccgcaacaagagaagccaccacagtgagaagtctgcgcaccgcaccaaacagtagcccccgctcgctgcaagtagagaaagcccgcgtgcagcaacaaagacccaacgcagccaaaaagaaagaaaattttttttaaaagtgggaaGGCTTCCCACCAGATGTGATACAGGATCTGCATCTTGAAGGGTACAGGATACCTGTCAACTTCAAGAATGTTGTTTTTAGACTGTTTCACCCTTGTCAGTAGTCACTGTGATGGTCATTTTGGCTCCTGCACTGGTATTCTcatgatttgtttttttcccactcttCTACGTTATGCTCCACTTAGCCATAGTTGTAGAGATAATTTTTGATTTACTGGTTTGGGCAGCTGTTTTTATTTCAACCCACCCATCCTCAACTATTGTTAAGTAGGCTGATGTTTCTCAAACTGTAATGTCTTGTTCAAATGTAGATTCTCATTCATTGGTTCTGGAATAGAGCCCGAGATcctgaatttctaacaagttcacaggtgatgctgaagctgaTGGCCTGCAGAACACATTTTGGGAGGAAGACGTAGGCTGTAAACTTGATTGTGCCTTGTTCTTCATTAAAATATAGTagtgaggtttttaaaaacatttttaataaacgtTGCTTATTCATtagttttaaatttggaaaagatTGAGAcgtagaaattttttaaagcacatagaGTCATACCTGTTTGTATGACTTTAAGGTGTTTCCTTTTAGTATTGGtattaatatttatctatttattggtgtaatatttcaaacatacagtcATACCTTGCTACCTCTGCCCAATCcaattccccttcctccctctctgaaTGTAATCACTGTCATGAATTCAGGGTTTACAAGTGCACGCGTGATTTTGTACTTTTACTATCTATGCATATATGCTTAAattacagtattttaaatattcttaaacttTGCAAATGGTATCGTGCTCTTCATATCATTCtgcaatttcctttttctccctaatgttatgtttttaagatttatctaTATTAAAAGAGGCAATTAGAAAGTcattagtatttcattgtatagccACAGTGTGTCAATCTCCAGTAAATGAAGATTTAGATAGCATCTATTACAAAtgatgctacaatgaacattctCGAAAATATCCTCTTATGCACATCTATGAGAGTTTCTTTAGGGTAGTCTTCTTCTCAAGTCTTTGTCTTGATTTTTCCACTGTTGTAATTATGCCATATGTATAATTTGGATCTACTTTTTTCGTATAACAGATTTACCTATCCTTTATAAACTTTAttcttaatgtttatttaatttattattgctATATACCGTAATTTACTAACTCATCTTCCCACTATTAAGGATTTATAGTGTACCTTTCACAGTGTGATGAGCAtctttgtttacagatttttttaatattttgattattttcttaagttaGAGTTTCAGGAGGGAATTTACTTGGGCAAAATGTAGCATTTTTAAGGTTCATGTTGCCAAATTTCTTTCTAAGGTTTGTGCCATCCTATTGACAAACTTAACTTAAGGCTCAGAGGAATTGTGTTCTTTCCCCCTTCTATTTCAGGCCATTGCAAACCAACCCTGGGCTCAGAAACTTATGTTTAACAGTCCAGGTTTTGTAGAATATGTGATGGACCGGTCCGTAGAGCGTGACAGAGCTTCAAAGGATGCCAAATATGAACTGGTGAAAGCACTTGCCAATTCTAAGACAATTGCAGAAATCTTTGGGAACCCAAATTATTTGAGGCTCAGAACTTACCTGAGCGAAGGTCCATACTATGTGAAACCTATTTCCACAACAGCAGTGGAAGGAGCAGAGTGATTTCTTCTAGAGTCTAGACCATTCATTGACCAAAATTTCTCCTGAGGCATTTGACTCCATCTGTATTTTACAAAACAGACTTCCCTCCCACCAGAATTATCATGGAGTGTCTAATGTAATTTTATCACCAACATTTGTTCTGTTTCTACATTGAAATTCAATGTAAAGCCAGGAAAGCAGGTAAACTTGATCGTAATTGAACCAGATGTTTCTCAGATTCCTTTGGCTGCCTTAATCTTTGCAAGAAGATGGAAGTTTTGTTCTTCTCCCAGAAAATTTTCATGGACTTaccatcttattttaaaatccactttAACTAAAATGGAACCAAATTGTTTCTGACTTCTTTCTATCCCCCCACTCCCTtagttttttggtctttttttcccttctgattcCACTTTCAAAGTCTTGgatataaatattctttgaaaaacaaGTAATATGCAATCTTAAAATTATGTTCCCTATACTAAGAATAAATACTTTTAATAAGgtctcttttgcttttttgttactattattcctttgaaaaatagataataaatctttttaaaatgtttctagtGTTCCTCGATGCATTTTTTTGCTGTTTATCAAGGCATCTTACTGTGTTGTGGTTTTGGGTGGGGAGGAGTGATAACATGCTAAACCAGAAAGGTCCCCaaactgttattttatttattggtgGGTCATCGTTGTTGagagctttgcttttatttctgagatCCATCAGGTCCATATTGAGTTGATCAGAGAGAGGGAAACTGACTCCTAATAACTAGAGTCAGAATGGAGGGGTCACTATGCCTAAACCAGGATACCATCTTACTGATTAACAAAGGATGCGCTTGCTTTTCATTGACAAAAAATGTTCCCACCTGTTTTCCAGTGCTCTGCTCTCTAAACAGCAAAGTGATCACCAATCCAGAGGTTTCTACATGAATATGTTACCAGAGTGTGATGGTTCAGAATGGAGAGATAGGTTTCTTTCAAGCCATGGTGGTGATGTTGATAAACCAGCCCTGCTCTGTTACAAAATGATTCTCAAGTGACTGGAATTTTCTTGTCCCCAGATTAGTCATCTCTGTTCCGCCATCTCTGGTATCCGTGAGTCCCCTTTTTCCATCTTTCTATATGGGCCATTTTCCTACTGCTAATACcactaaatttctgttgttttaagccacctagtttgttgTACTCTGTTAGGCATCTTTAGGAAACTAATAGAGTGTATACATAACATGAAATGTGTATTTGTTGCATCCCGTTTGTAAAATACTGCCTAATTAGGACTTGATGAAAATTGTTTCACAAAAAAATTAGAGATCCAAGTCTTTACACTAGTGAGGTTTAAGTTAATATATACTAGGTAGCTAAAACTTTTAAGTGTAATTCCACCACTCAGATCACTAAAATGTTTCATCTTACAGACAAGatgaacattttgttacattccttatttagtgttttcctttaattctgaGAATTCTCGAAAATCAGTCACAGCTGCTATCACTGAGTCATGACAGTTCCATAGAATGTGATTTTTAGAAACCCATTAATTGTAAAGAGAAACAAGACTCTTGgttataattaaatttaatgttCTCTCTTTTCTAGACAAAAggtattattttgaaaagaatcatGCTACACCagcttaaatttcttaaaatgagatCTCAATTCAATGTAGTACATCAGAGCACTAAGAACACTGCAACCTGCTGAGTACAATCAAAGATTCAGAGAAACTACATAAAACACAAGGAAGGAGGGACACTTTCTGTAACAAGGTAGGAGGGAATTTTTAAAGAACAcacttttaagaaaaacaaagaaatcctaATCACCATAatacatgacattattttttatggtacCCATGTGAAAAAGTTTAAAGCTGTCAAGGTATGTCAGAAGTTTGCAGGAAATGAGCCCATAGTAGGTTTCAAACAGCGTACATTCTTTCCCACTGTTAATTTCCTTCCATGCCAGGGGCATTTCAGCATCTGTAGTTTCTGAGGATGTGAAAATGAACTTAAAGCAACATCTGTTGTATCTGATGTGGCTTTTCCCAGAAAACCTTGAACTGTGTATGGGTATTAGGCCAATGGATTTAGCACAAATTCCTACAAACACATCAGCAGGCACCATAATGGGGACTTCTTTGAAAACTACGTACATCATCCGAGCCACATCTTGGGACATAACAAAGGCCTCACCACTGCAGTAATCTGGGTAGTACTCTTCTGGGTACTCActgaaagggacaaattcttggCTATTAGGGTCTCTGTTGGGTGTATCCTGATGGATGACTCTTCCTACATAGATATCTTCAAGGTGTTCTTTCAGATTGAGGAGGTAGTCTACCAAGCTTGGTAGATTGACAAACATCTCTTCATCAACCTTGAGAATGAACTGGGCGTTAGGGCAGAAAGTCACAGCCCACTGCGTCATGGTGATAATCTTCAGAGTTTGGTTCTCAGCACTGTCCAAGAAGATTCCTTCAATTATATCATTATTCTTTTGGGACTCTTTGTCTATCTCTTGCTGGGCAGTCACCAAAACAGGCATTCCCAAAGCAAACAGTGTGAGAATGGGATGCCCTCGGACACTGGTCATGTTACCCCAGGTTTTCCTGATGAGGTCCCGCCTTGTTCCATTTCCTGGGCTACTGAAGATAAGAGAGAGCAAAAATATGTTCTTCCCTTTACACACCTCCGACTGGCTCAGGATATAGTATTTGGAAAGATTACTTCTTAGGGGCTCCATGTTCAATTTTCTTGCCTTATCCTTAATTTCAAGAACTTTCATATCTATATAAGGCAAAGCATGCAGAAAATATTCTTCCACAAAATCAGCCCCAAAAAGCAAGGCATGAAATAGAATAACATTAAACAGAATGAAACACCACTGGTGAGTCCGAAGTCTGCAGAATGTCACCTAAATAAAAGAACACACATTCAGGCTCCATGTTCAATTTTCTTGCCTTATCCTTAATTTCAAGAACTTTCATATCTATATAAGGCAAAGCATGCAGAAAATATTCTTCCACAAAATCAGCCCCAAAAAGCAAGGCATGAAATAGAATAGCATTAAACAGAATGAAACACCACTGGTGAGTCCGAAGTCTGCAGAATGTCACCTAAATAAAAGAACACACATTCAGGCTCCATCTCCATTTCTGTTTTCGTCCCCACTGAACACTATATGTACCTCTCACAACACTTAGCACTGCACTGTTTTAAGTGTTTATTATTTAGTTCTGttatctgtctctcccactatATCATGGCCCCCTGGACAGCAGGCATCATGAATACAATGTTGGTTGTTTTCTTGCTTGGAGGAAAGCCTACTTACTATATACAAGGCACTGTGTTAGACACTGGGGAAGCAAAGAGAAATCAGACGTAGACACATGGATATAAAGTAACAAGTGCCATTGTGCTAAAAGCCTACAGgaaaatatatgatatttctgGAATTGAAGCACTTGGATCAGTTTCTTCTGTAACTACAAAGGTCAAAGGCTGTTTTTCAATGGAGTGGTAGCTTTTGTTGGCCACTGAACAATGgctactatcaaacatttacattCTTCTAGTATGACTTTTCAATTTAACAATAAATTCTGACATTGTTTTGACAATGTCCCCTAATCCATCTGACGCATCTATCAATATGGGCAGATTTCTGCTATCTGTATAGCACCTCTTCAGAGATCTAGGACATACCTGTGCCAAGCTTACTCCACCTCATCAAAGGAGATGGAAACTTTCCATCTGGAAGAGCATATACAATGTAGTATTGCAATATAACAGAGCCAGGGGACATTGGAGGAATTAAATCTCTATTAATTGGAGCTTCAATCAACAAAGACTCCCCTAATGACACTTACCTCTTCCTGAGCGCTTGCTGGgggcaaggcactgtgctaagcactttacatgcctGAACTCATTCAGCCCTGGTAATATCCCTTTCAGATACGTTATCTTCAAACTTAAGCTCAGCATACAGGCAGTATAGGAATTTGCCCAAGATCTCTCAGTGAATAAGAGGGTGAGGTAAGGCCATGATTTGAACTCAAATCTGTCAGATTTCAAAGCTCACTCTTAACCACTAGAGAATCCTGAGTTCCATCTTTTACTTTCCCGTGTCTATTGAATAGGAAAAaccaacaaagcaaaacaaactcaCAATTATAATctgaatttctttccattttctcagttCTGATGATTTACACACAGAAGAAACTTCAGCCTACTAAAAGCTTATTTTAATAGATATAAAATGCTTCAAAGATTATAAGAAACTTGCCTGCATGTTGTCTGTGAACGATTTCAGGGCTTTGGAAATTATTGAGTCCAGACAGATGCCAAAGTATGCCCAAATGTATCTCAGGATCACTCAGTCTAACAGCAATTGAGGTACAGTACCTTGTGCCTGAGACTTTAAGGATAAGGTTTCTTGTCAATCAACCTGAGCTTTTGTCCCAGAATACCTGCTGGCTCCATAGGACAGCAAGTGCTGATCATGTTACAGCTAGAGTGAATCCAGAACAAAGACTAGAAAGCAAACCTCTTCAAATGCTTCCAACCTTATTTACCTCTTGAAAACGATCCTGGTGAAGTGCCTGGTGAAATGTGTGTGGGAATTGAAAGAACAGTTAGTTCGCCCATATCATCTCTCTATAGCATCATCACAGAAGGAGTGCATCTCAAGAAACTAAACAGTTGGAGTAGTTTCTGCTCCCTGGTACCTGCACATGCAACAGATGTGTTAAATATCAAGGGATACTTGTCATCCCTAGTGGGTGCATTTTTTTTCTACCCAAAGAAACTTATGGTGTGGTTTGGTTTATGTCTCATCAAGGATTTTGAATTCCTAGTATAGGCCATGGAAGAACATTCCTAAATAAATTGTACGTCATCCATCTACCTTTCCCAGGCAACTTTATCTCAAAATGGAAAACGTGTAGTCCATTTTAGCCTGAATCAGAGAAACTAAGCATTTGATGTTTGCAATTTTCCTATTGCGTGAATGTGTAGGAATTACTCCAAATACCATTTGAGCAGCAAGtttatgaaagaaaggaagaaggaaggaaggaaggaaggaaggaaagaaaaaacatccaGCATATTTATATGTTCCTGTCACATAAGCAGTTGTAATGAACATTCGGTTCCTACGCCAGGCcatatttcatgtttttctttttgcgtGTTGATCTTCCTACCTGCCATTCATAGCAGTTTTTGTAGTTATTTGGCTAGGAATAAttcattacattttaaagttgGCTATGTTTTCTCAACAATCATTGTGCAATCTTGGAGATTTTTACAAAGTGGGAATATATAtcctaaaaaaattcaaatgaaaggGAATTTTTACATATACTAAATTGAATGGTTACACAGGTGTTGGatttaattaaatacaaattcaattttgcaattttcattttttaatgagcCATAAATTTTGCTCCTGGATAGCCTCTGGGCTTAAACCTAGACAATTTGGTTTCTTTGTCCATGAGAGGTTGAAACAATGTTGTCTCTGGGGCAGCTCCATCTGgaattttcagtttcattcatCAGACTCCTACCATCCTGGGGTTGAGACCATTTGCTGCAAATAGATAGGGGTGCCTGGTTTTCTTGATTACCTTAGCACTGCCTTTTCTTTCATAAAGGTTATCCAATCTGTGTACCCATGTCTTCCTAAATTTTCTTGTAATGTTGTCATCAGTCACTCTCTGGCTTCGAAGTTCACAGAGGCTTCCTGTTGCCTACCGAATCAAATCTGCTCTCGAGACCTTTCTGGACGCCATACTTAGTTTCCACCACACAGAATCAACTTTTTATTTCCCATGTTTCAAGTACCCTAGATGTGCTCTACCACTAACTGGACATACGGGTGCCTTATTGTCTATATAAATGTTATGTCTATACGTTGTTTGACTTTGGACACCTCTCTTaaattctccctctctcctccgtAAAGTAAGCATAATAAGAAAAAGTGCCGCACAGTCGGTGCAAGATCAGATTGGATGACGGACATAAACCTGCGGGACAAATCCGTGTGTACAGCCTGGAAGTAAACTTtggttcacgtgccacaactctaAGCGGACCTACGCATGCTCCGCCTCCCTCTACGCTCCTCAGCTCTCCCACTTCCCCTTTAAGGCGGGGCCGGAAGTGTAGCCGCGTCCGCCGGGCGCCGCGGGTGGAGGGGCGCGCCGAGATGACGTAGGCAGCACCGGAAGCCGCTCCCCTGTGAGGCTGCGGACCCGAGCGGCGGCCGCAGGTCCAGGTCTGTATATGAGGCGGGCCCGGGTCGGGGAGGGGGTTGCCTGGCGCCCGCGCCTCTGCTGACCCGCCGCGCCTCgggctgtttgtctttctcttcctgcagGCGCCATGGCTGCGGAGCGGACCCGGCCGCTGCGAGGCTCTGGCGGCCCGAGCGCGCCTAGTCGGTGTGAGCCCGGCGCGAGGTCCCGGGCCCCGGGGCGCTCGCTCAGGTCAGTGCCGTGCGGAACACGGCTCCGGGAGCAGGGGACCCGGGAGCGACGAACGGGTTGAAGGGATCTGGAGTTGATTTTAGAGATGGGAGAATTGAGTCTCGGAGTGACTGCTTCctagtgcctcagtttccttagctgcGAAATGAGTTAACAGTCATGTCCCAGGGCTGCCATGAGTTTGAAAGATGATGAAGTGTGGAGAGGTGGTTTATGAAGTATAAAGCGCTGTACTAATGTGAGGGACTGCGCCATAATTGTGGGTATGCCATGGAAACAGGTGTGTATGTGTAGTGCTGTTTGCAATAAAGATAACAAGGTTAATGCTGAATAATGATGGTAATCGGCATTTCTTGTAGGCTTACAGTGTGCGGGTACTGTGCTAAACGTTTTAAGTGCATTATCTTGTTCATTCCTCTTAAAAACCCTTGTAGGGTTACCTGTTCGTGGTTAccttttataagtgaggaaactgggCTTGAGATCGGTGAAGcgatttgcccagggtcacccagcaaCAAGTGGTGTTGCAGAGCCCTTATTTTAGAAACACTATTTGTATTCtttcaaagcttttaaaaattcatcttaaaACTGCAGGCGGATTTACATAGAACGGATATTCACACGGTTTTAAATTCATAAAGGGACCCTCATCCCTATTCCTCAGCCCTCCAGCATTCTCTGGAAGCAACCAGTGTTACTAGCTTCTTGAATATTCAGAATATAAGTATGTAAGTTCATTTAGATAAGTTCAGAGCCTCTGTACTCTTAAACTGCTGGCTATACTTaataagaaaagagagggaagatGAAGCCAAGGGCAACAAGTGTCTTGCTTTCTCTCTTGATTAGGCCGGGtcctgagggaggagaggaaaatgcATTCATCATGTTTAATCGAGAATGTTGTATCTTTAGTAAGACCTGGGAGTataggtttggtttggttttggttttggagggtgggggctgggaaagATGTTGCACCTGCTCCTTCCTGTGGGACCCTGGGACAGTCACTCCACCTTTGGGGCCataaatttcctcatttattagTTAAGAGCAATTCTGATACCTTCCACGAGGTTGTGAAAATCAAGTGAGGTAATATCTATAAGTAGTACTTTAGTCTGTCAAACCAGTACAAAGATGAGAGTTGCCTAAGGGAACATAGGGAGTTAATGGCAGAACCAGAGACCAAACCCAGGTCTCCCATCTCCCAGTTTAGGAATCTTTTCATCATCCACCTCTTTCAGAGGTTTGTGCTTGTTACTATTGAGGGCAGAAGGGCAAGCTTGATGTTTAGTCTtaagtgagggggaaaaaaaggacgaGACACCATGGAGTGTGGAGAGGGTGGAGAGAAAATGCACCTGGTGGGAAATCATAGCCTCAAGTCAGTAACTGcccttaattataaaattaaattcccAGTAAGTTTGAGCACTTGAGTTTTTTGGTCTGTATATTTTAAGCCATCTTAAGATAAACTGTGGTAATGTCATAGGGTTGAAAGGGATGTTAGTGGAGCTTTCCTGCCAGGTATTCATAGTAATAAAACTTACAAGGGCTCTGTGCTAGGCATGTCCCTACTCTGGTCCTGATTCTCACAGCCCTCAAGGTGAGCTagcttccattttacagatgacaaaacggAAGCTTAGAAGTTAGTTGAACATGTCCATGATCACAGAGGAAGTGGCTGAATCAATAAAAGTTTGACTGCTCCAAAGCATTTTCATTTACCTCATTCTGCCTCTGTATCCAGCTGTCCTTGACCATTCCCAGTAATGGGAAGCTCACCACTCCGGAGGCAGCTGTTCCATTATTGGAAAGCTCTGGTGTTTTAAAAGCTCCTCCTTCAGTTGAATTGAAATCCCACTTCCTGAAGTTTTCCCCGTGGGACCTTTGCTGCCAGTACATGATATTCCTAGAGGCTCTCTAAGAGTTCAGTTTAGACCTGTGACCTTAAGAAAGTTCTCTCCAGAGTCAGTTCAATTTTTTAGAGAaacaaaagctgattttttttaatagtgcatTCTGCAAAGTTAATGGGgcctgctttattttaaaaagatgcctTTTTCATGACAGTGAGAGATGAAGAACTGGAGAAGAGTGTCCCGTAAAGGGTTCAGTAGCTTAAAGGGCAATTTCTAATGTaagagtggaaagaaaaattcTTATTAGGAGTTAGGAGAGTGTATAAATATCAGAAATGGCTGGGTTTTTAAAGGTGCTCGTTGGAAAACTCGTCCCATAATCTCTGTAGTGTCACGGGTACATTGATTTGGCATGCTGTATGATGTCTCTTAGTTATTTGGCAATGATATTGTTTTCATGGGTATTATAAATTTGCGTTGTGTCCATTTAAATGACAG
The Phocoena sinus isolate mPhoSin1 chromosome 6, mPhoSin1.pri, whole genome shotgun sequence DNA segment above includes these coding regions:
- the LOC116754948 gene encoding putative UDP-GlcNAc:betaGal beta-1,3-N-acetylglucosaminyltransferase LOC100288842, translating into MKVLEIKDKARKLNMEPLRSNLSKYYILSQSEVCKGKNIFLLSLIFSSPGNGTRRDLIRKTWGNMTSVRGHPILTLFALGMPVLVTAQQEIDKESQKNNDIIEGIFLDSAENQTLKIITMTQWAVTFCPNAQFILKVDEEMFVNLPSLVDYLLNLKEHLEDIYVGRVIHQDTPNRDPNSQEFVPFSEYPEEYYPDYCSGEAFVMSQDVARMMYVVFKEVPIMVPADVFVGICAKSIGLIPIHSSRFSGKSHIRYNRCCFKFIFTSSETTDAEMPLAWKEINSGKECTLFETYYGLISCKLLTYLDSFKLFHMGTIKNNVMYYGD